One Pantoea trifolii DNA segment encodes these proteins:
- the pmbA gene encoding metalloprotease PmbA, protein MNVSTQVAEQRKVLEQAVAQALELAKASTDGAEVAVTKTTGIGVSTRYGEVENVEFNSDGALGITVYHQNRKGSASSTDLSPDAIKRTVQAAIDIARYTSVDPFGAPADPELLAFEAPDLDLYHPWEIDADRAIELAAQAEQASLQADKRITNTEGGSFNSHVGIKVFGNSHGMLQSYCSSRHSLSSCVIAEQDGNMERDYAYTIGRSFDDLKSPEWVGAECARRTLSRLAPRKLSTMKAPVIFAPEVATGLFGHLVGMISGSSVYRKSTFLLDSLGKQILPEWLTIEEHPHLLKGLASTPFDSEGVRTQSRDIIKDGVLQNWLLTSYSARKLGLQSTGHAGGIHNWRIAGQGHSFDDMLKQMGTGLVVTEMMGSSINGMTGDYSRGASGFWVENGEIQYPVSEITIAGNLKDMWLNMVTVGNDIETRSNIQCGSVLLPEMKIAGQ, encoded by the coding sequence ATGAACGTATCTACTCAGGTTGCAGAACAACGTAAAGTGTTGGAACAGGCTGTCGCGCAGGCGTTGGAACTGGCAAAAGCCAGCACCGATGGTGCTGAAGTGGCGGTCACGAAAACCACCGGCATCGGCGTCAGTACCCGCTATGGCGAAGTGGAAAACGTCGAATTCAACAGCGATGGTGCGCTCGGCATTACCGTCTACCATCAAAACCGTAAAGGCAGCGCCTCCTCCACCGATCTCAGCCCGGATGCGATCAAACGCACCGTGCAGGCGGCGATCGACATCGCGCGCTACACCTCGGTGGATCCGTTCGGCGCACCGGCCGATCCCGAGCTGCTGGCGTTTGAAGCGCCGGATCTCGATCTCTACCATCCGTGGGAGATCGATGCCGATCGCGCTATCGAACTGGCCGCTCAGGCGGAACAGGCTTCATTACAAGCTGACAAGCGCATCACCAATACCGAAGGCGGCAGCTTCAACAGCCACGTTGGCATCAAAGTGTTCGGCAACAGCCACGGCATGTTGCAGAGCTACTGCTCAAGCCGCCATTCGCTCTCCAGCTGTGTGATTGCCGAGCAAGATGGCAACATGGAACGCGATTACGCGTACACCATTGGCCGCTCATTTGACGATCTGAAAAGCCCGGAATGGGTTGGAGCCGAGTGCGCCCGCCGCACGCTGTCGCGTCTGGCACCGCGCAAGCTCTCGACCATGAAAGCGCCGGTGATCTTCGCGCCGGAAGTGGCAACCGGTTTGTTTGGCCATCTGGTTGGCATGATCAGCGGCAGCAGCGTGTACCGCAAATCGACCTTCCTGCTCGATTCGCTCGGTAAGCAAATTCTTCCGGAATGGCTGACCATTGAAGAGCATCCGCACCTGCTGAAAGGATTGGCATCTACGCCGTTCGACAGCGAAGGCGTGCGCACTCAATCGCGTGACATCATTAAAGATGGCGTGCTGCAGAACTGGCTGTTGACCAGCTACTCGGCGCGCAAACTTGGTTTGCAGAGCACCGGCCACGCGGGCGGCATCCACAACTGGCGTATTGCCGGTCAGGGCCACAGCTTTGACGACATGCTGAAGCAGATGGGCACCGGTTTAGTGGTAACCGAGATGATGGGCTCCAGCATCAACGGTATGACCGGCGACTATTCACGCGGAGCATCCGGTTTCTGGGTGGAAAACGGTGAAATTCAATATCCTGTGAGCGAGATCACAATCGCTGGCAACCTCAAGGATATGTGGCTCAATATGGTAACCGTCGGTAACGACATTGAAACCCGCAGCAATATACAATGCGGTTCGGTGCTGCTGCCGGAGATGAAAATCGCCGGACAATAA
- the yjgA gene encoding ribosome biogenesis factor YjgA: MTKQPDDWLDDVPDNNDEEDEEIIWVSKSEIKRDAEELKRLGAELVDLGKNSLDKIPLDEQLRDAIELAQRIKKEGRRRQLQLIGKMLRARDEDPIRQALDKLKNRHNQQVALFHKLEMLRDRLIEQGDDAVAEVFNLYPHADRQQLRSMIRNAQKEKATNKPPKSARLIFQYLRELAEA, translated from the coding sequence ATGACAAAGCAGCCCGATGACTGGCTCGACGATGTGCCGGATAATAATGACGAAGAAGACGAAGAGATTATCTGGGTCAGCAAAAGCGAAATTAAACGCGATGCCGAAGAGCTGAAACGCCTTGGCGCCGAGTTAGTTGATCTGGGGAAAAATTCCCTCGACAAGATTCCACTCGACGAACAACTGCGCGACGCGATTGAACTGGCGCAGCGCATCAAGAAAGAAGGCCGCCGCCGTCAGCTGCAGCTGATTGGTAAAATGCTGCGTGCCCGCGATGAAGATCCGATTCGCCAGGCGCTGGATAAGCTGAAGAACCGCCACAACCAGCAGGTTGCGCTGTTCCATAAGCTGGAGATGTTGCGCGATCGTTTGATCGAGCAAGGTGATGACGCGGTCGCAGAGGTGTTTAACCTCTATCCGCACGCCGATCGTCAGCAACTGCGCAGCATGATCCGTAACGCGCAGAAAGAGAAAGCCACTAACAAGCCACCAAAGTCCGCCCGCCTGATTTTCCAGTATCTGCGCGAGCTGGCAGAAGCTTAA